A genomic region of Proteiniborus ethanoligenes contains the following coding sequences:
- the prmC gene encoding peptide chain release factor N(5)-glutamine methyltransferase: MVDSYTIGDLIKKGVEILEAGEYNNPLLESQLLLCHVHNVDKIYTYTHKDRLVDSQSVDKFLKLINKRKSGYPIQYILGKQEFMGLDFHVREGVLIPRPDTEILVEYIIDLVKGEYFNEKESIKIIDIGTGSGAITLSLAHYLENAHVYSIDISPTALEVARENAKRLGLESRVTFIEGDVLSPLEGLNLYNSIDIIVSNPPYIPTKDIQELQREVAEHEPKMALDGGEDGLDFYRRIVREGVKYLTDGGVLAFEIGYDQGKAVKELMLRDRGTGTMSHHNPFKDIKIIKDLAGHDRVVIGRVGRGDGEL, translated from the coding sequence TTGGTAGACTCTTATACAATTGGTGATTTAATAAAGAAAGGTGTAGAGATTTTGGAAGCAGGTGAATATAACAATCCTCTTCTAGAATCTCAGCTTTTACTATGTCATGTGCATAATGTAGATAAAATCTATACTTATACACATAAGGATAGGCTAGTAGACAGTCAATCTGTGGATAAGTTTTTAAAATTAATCAATAAAAGAAAAAGTGGATACCCAATTCAATATATATTAGGAAAGCAAGAGTTTATGGGATTAGATTTTCATGTAAGAGAAGGAGTTCTAATTCCAAGACCGGATACAGAAATATTAGTTGAGTATATAATAGACCTTGTAAAAGGAGAGTATTTTAATGAAAAAGAGAGTATAAAAATAATAGATATAGGTACAGGAAGTGGAGCGATTACATTGAGCCTTGCACACTATCTAGAAAACGCTCATGTATATTCTATAGATATAAGCCCTACAGCCCTTGAAGTGGCTAGAGAAAATGCTAAAAGATTAGGCTTAGAATCAAGAGTGACTTTTATTGAAGGAGATGTATTAAGTCCCTTAGAAGGTCTGAATCTATACAATTCTATAGATATTATAGTTTCTAATCCACCCTATATACCCACAAAGGACATTCAAGAACTGCAAAGAGAAGTAGCAGAGCATGAGCCTAAAATGGCACTGGATGGTGGAGAGGATGGACTAGACTTTTATAGAAGAATAGTTCGTGAAGGCGTAAAATATCTTACAGATGGTGGGGTGCTAGCCTTTGAAATAGGTTATGATCAAGGTAAGGCTGTAAAAGAATTGATGCTTAGGGACAGAGGGACAGGAACCATGTCCCACCACAATCCATTTAAAGATATAAAAATAATAAAAGACTTAGCTGGTCATGATAGGGTAGTGATAGGAAGAGTTGGGAGAGGCGATGGAGAATTGTAA
- a CDS encoding thymidine kinase has protein sequence MAKLYFRYGAMNCGKSTNLMQVAYNYEERGMKVIIIKPFIDTKGGNKTVSRLGITREVDLLLEKDKNVYDEVQKWNREKWKIDCILVDEAQFCAKHQIDEFFEIAVRMNIPVICYGLRTDFQMRGFEGSERLLLIAHSIEELKTICSCGRKAIFNGRKVNGKFVFEGEQVAIDRENNIEYESLCGECYFREKQKS, from the coding sequence TTGGCCAAGCTATATTTTAGGTATGGAGCTATGAACTGTGGTAAATCAACTAACCTTATGCAGGTAGCATATAACTATGAAGAAAGAGGCATGAAGGTTATCATAATCAAGCCTTTCATAGATACAAAGGGTGGCAACAAGACAGTATCTAGACTAGGAATAACTAGAGAAGTCGATCTCTTATTAGAAAAAGATAAAAATGTCTATGATGAAGTTCAGAAATGGAACAGAGAGAAGTGGAAGATTGATTGTATTCTAGTGGATGAAGCACAGTTTTGTGCAAAGCATCAGATTGACGAATTTTTTGAGATAGCAGTTAGAATGAATATACCCGTTATTTGCTATGGACTTAGAACAGATTTTCAAATGAGAGGCTTTGAAGGTAGCGAAAGGCTGCTACTAATAGCTCATAGTATAGAAGAGCTAAAGACTATTTGCTCTTGTGGTAGAAAAGCAATATTTAATGGTAGAAAGGTTAATGGGAAATTCGTGTTTGAAGGTGAGCAAGTAGCCATAGATAGAGAAAATAATATTGAATACGAATCACTTTGTGGAGAATGCTATTTTAGAGAAAAACAAAAATCCTAA
- a CDS encoding phosphate ABC transporter ATP-binding protein, with translation MDIIELDSLNAYYGDKKILNNINMKIKKNKITAIIGPSGCGKSTLLSVLNRMLEENGGSTRGNIAFKGKDISSYDKEEIRKKIGIVFQKPTPFPMSIYKNLTYAPIYYGTRDKKKLEEIVQDKLKVSGLFEEVKQDLGMSALKLSGGQQQRLCIARALTVDPEVLLLDEPCSALDIKNTAHIEEMLLRLSQEYTIIIVTHNLSQAKRISDYTAFILDGELIEYDETEKIFNNPEDNRTKEYIEGIYG, from the coding sequence ATGGACATTATTGAATTAGATTCATTAAATGCATATTATGGGGATAAAAAAATATTAAATAATATAAATATGAAGATTAAAAAGAATAAGATAACTGCAATTATAGGACCATCTGGCTGTGGAAAATCAACTTTATTATCAGTATTAAATAGAATGTTAGAGGAGAACGGTGGAAGCACTAGAGGAAACATTGCATTTAAAGGGAAAGATATCTCTTCCTATGACAAAGAAGAGATCAGAAAGAAAATAGGAATAGTCTTTCAAAAACCTACCCCATTTCCCATGTCAATATATAAAAACCTTACCTATGCTCCTATATATTATGGTACAAGAGACAAGAAGAAATTAGAAGAAATAGTTCAAGATAAATTAAAGGTATCTGGACTTTTTGAAGAAGTAAAGCAGGACTTAGGCATGTCTGCGTTGAAATTATCTGGTGGACAGCAGCAGAGGCTATGTATAGCCAGAGCCCTTACGGTAGACCCAGAAGTGCTTTTATTAGATGAGCCATGCTCAGCACTAGATATAAAAAATACTGCTCATATTGAAGAAATGCTATTAAGACTTTCTCAAGAATATACTATAATAATAGTAACCCACAATTTATCACAGGCTAAGAGGATATCAGATTATACAGCCTTCATACTAGATGGAGAGCTTATAGAATATGACGAAACAGAAAAAATATTCAACAACCCAGAGGATAATAGGACAAAGGAATATATCGAAGGAATATATGGGTAA
- a CDS encoding phosphate ABC transporter substrate-binding protein: MKTKKSISILLSLLLVFSIILTGCSSNTPPTAPAEGDSVNTGEEANTFKAQITFNGSSTLAPVISAIATDFIEGYTTWDKVDSSFPEKNIAIYVSAGGSGAGVKAVLEDTSDFGMLAREIKDEELEKIGDAKVFKLGIDALTVSVNPENPILQIKDDLTTEEVRKIFSGEYKYWDEVESSLPHREIVVVIRDLSGGAHEVFQKNVMGDAQIREDAIQSPSMGALVTKVIENKDAIGYASFGMVNQNAGKLVPLKVDGVEPTEENIVNGSYKISRPLIAVKRGELTPEQKAFMDAVTSEEGLEIIEKMGFVPVR, encoded by the coding sequence ATGAAAACAAAAAAATCTATAAGTATTCTTTTAAGTTTATTGCTAGTTTTCTCTATAATATTGACAGGCTGCTCATCTAATACACCTCCAACAGCTCCAGCAGAAGGAGATTCAGTAAATACAGGTGAAGAAGCTAATACATTTAAAGCTCAAATAACATTTAATGGTTCATCTACTTTAGCACCAGTAATATCAGCTATAGCAACTGATTTTATAGAAGGATATACTACTTGGGATAAGGTAGATTCAAGTTTCCCAGAGAAAAATATTGCTATTTACGTATCTGCAGGTGGGTCAGGTGCAGGAGTAAAAGCAGTTTTAGAGGACACAAGTGATTTTGGTATGCTAGCTAGAGAAATCAAAGATGAAGAGCTAGAAAAAATAGGTGATGCAAAGGTATTTAAGCTAGGCATAGACGCATTGACAGTATCTGTAAATCCAGAAAACCCTATTTTACAGATAAAAGATGATTTAACGACAGAAGAAGTTAGAAAAATATTCTCAGGTGAATACAAATATTGGGACGAGGTTGAAAGCAGCCTTCCACATAGAGAGATAGTAGTAGTTATTAGGGATTTAAGCGGTGGAGCCCATGAAGTGTTCCAAAAAAATGTTATGGGTGATGCTCAAATCAGAGAAGATGCTATACAGTCACCATCAATGGGAGCATTAGTTACAAAAGTTATTGAAAATAAAGATGCTATAGGCTATGCATCCTTTGGTATGGTTAATCAAAATGCAGGAAAGCTAGTTCCATTAAAGGTTGACGGAGTTGAACCTACAGAAGAAAATATAGTAAATGGTTCATATAAAATATCTAGACCACTTATTGCAGTTAAAAGAGGAGAACTAACTCCTGAACAAAAAGCTTTTATGGATGCAGTTACATCTGAAGAAGGATTAGAGATTATTGAAAAAATGGGATTTGTTCCTGTAAGATAA
- a CDS encoding PstA family ABC transporter permease encodes MNEKLKSTLFKLWMIFSGIIVFSSIVFIFVYIIKNGIREINLEFIFSNPKGIPLGTEGGIFPAIVGSLLLMLIACIFATVLALSTAVYVVLYCESKRIESIVHIIVQCMAGVPSIVLGLFGYTLLVANLKLGRSLLSGGITLGVMIFPFIEVRAEKILREVSASIINSSYALGVSKAYTFFKLVLPICKGDIISAVTLAGGFAMGAAAPIILTGAVIFAPIPKSLSSPVMALPFHLYILTGEGISLEKAYATALVLIMLLFIINILALALTFRRKEPS; translated from the coding sequence ATGAATGAAAAGCTCAAATCAACTTTATTTAAGCTTTGGATGATATTCAGTGGAATTATTGTATTTTCTTCAATAGTATTTATATTTGTATATATAATAAAAAATGGTATAAGGGAAATAAACCTAGAATTTATATTTAGCAATCCTAAGGGCATACCCTTAGGAACTGAGGGAGGCATATTCCCAGCTATTGTAGGGAGCCTGCTTCTTATGTTAATTGCATGTATTTTTGCAACAGTACTAGCCCTTTCAACTGCAGTATATGTAGTGCTTTATTGCGAATCTAAAAGGATAGAAAGCATAGTTCATATTATAGTTCAATGTATGGCAGGAGTTCCCTCCATAGTTTTAGGTCTTTTTGGCTACACTCTTTTAGTAGCTAATCTTAAACTAGGAAGATCTCTTTTATCAGGGGGTATAACCTTGGGGGTTATGATATTTCCATTTATAGAGGTACGAGCTGAGAAAATATTAAGAGAGGTTAGCGCTTCTATAATAAATTCATCCTACGCCTTAGGAGTATCCAAGGCTTATACCTTTTTTAAGCTAGTACTACCTATATGTAAGGGTGATATAATCTCAGCAGTAACACTTGCTGGAGGCTTTGCCATGGGAGCCGCCGCCCCCATAATATTAACTGGAGCAGTGATATTTGCTCCTATACCCAAATCACTATCTTCTCCAGTAATGGCATTACCCTTTCATCTATATATACTTACAGGTGAAGGCATATCACTAGAAAAGGCATATGCAACTGCATTGGTGTTGATAATGCTTTTATTTATAATAAATATATTGGCATTAGCTCTGACCTTTAGAAGAAAGGAGCCTAGTTAA
- the rho gene encoding transcription termination factor Rho produces the protein MNSDELQSKKLDELRQLAKELNIKSITKYKKDELIDLILENSTKEEPQAIKPLEDEKSGFTLPETIAKRPHEKPNGALEQGKEPTEAEGILELHQDGYGFLRSQNYLSGEDDIYVSPSQIRRFNLGTGDKIYGITRPPKSGERYRALLYVKKVNGENPETATKRPDFDTLTPIFPNKRITLETNHTELSTRLLDLIAPIGKGQRGMIVAPPKAGKTTFLKKIANGIAQNHPEIEIIILLIDERPEEVTDMKRSVKGDVVYSTFDELPSNHVKVAEIVLERAKRLVEHGKDVVILLDSITRLARAYNLVIPPTGRTLSGGIDPGALHKPKRFFGAARNIEEGGSLTILATALVETGSRMDDVIFEEFKGTGNMEIHLDRKLSEKRIFPAIDINRSGTRREDLLMNQKELETIWGIRKALSNAPISEVTETLINQLVQTKNNSEFIGSIRNKIWE, from the coding sequence TTGAATTCTGATGAATTACAAAGTAAAAAGCTAGACGAACTGCGTCAGTTAGCTAAGGAACTAAACATTAAAAGCATAACAAAATATAAAAAAGATGAGTTAATAGATTTAATATTAGAAAACTCTACTAAAGAAGAGCCTCAGGCAATTAAACCCTTAGAGGATGAAAAAAGCGGCTTTACTTTACCTGAAACTATTGCTAAAAGACCCCATGAAAAGCCTAATGGAGCACTTGAACAAGGTAAGGAGCCAACAGAAGCAGAGGGTATTTTGGAGCTTCATCAAGATGGTTATGGATTTTTACGTTCTCAAAACTATTTGTCAGGTGAAGATGACATTTATGTATCTCCTTCTCAAATAAGAAGATTTAATTTGGGTACAGGAGACAAAATATATGGTATAACAAGGCCACCAAAATCAGGTGAAAGATACAGAGCATTATTATATGTAAAAAAAGTGAATGGAGAAAATCCAGAAACTGCAACTAAAAGACCAGATTTTGATACATTGACTCCTATATTTCCAAACAAGAGAATCACCCTTGAGACAAATCATACTGAGCTATCAACAAGATTATTAGACCTTATAGCACCTATAGGAAAAGGACAAAGAGGTATGATCGTAGCACCACCAAAGGCAGGTAAAACTACTTTCCTTAAAAAAATTGCCAACGGAATCGCACAAAATCATCCTGAAATTGAAATAATAATTTTATTAATCGATGAAAGACCAGAAGAAGTTACTGATATGAAAAGATCTGTTAAGGGCGATGTGGTTTATTCTACCTTTGACGAGCTACCAAGCAACCATGTAAAGGTTGCAGAAATAGTCCTTGAAAGGGCAAAAAGATTAGTAGAGCATGGAAAGGACGTAGTTATACTTCTAGACAGTATAACTAGACTTGCAAGAGCATATAACCTTGTAATACCTCCTACAGGTAGAACGTTGTCTGGAGGAATAGACCCCGGTGCATTACATAAGCCTAAAAGATTCTTTGGAGCAGCTAGAAACATAGAAGAAGGCGGAAGCCTTACAATATTAGCTACTGCTCTTGTAGAGACAGGAAGCAGAATGGATGATGTGATTTTCGAGGAATTCAAAGGTACAGGAAATATGGAAATCCATTTAGATAGAAAGCTTTCAGAAAAGAGAATATTCCCAGCCATAGACATAAATAGGTCTGGCACTAGAAGAGAAGATTTACTTATGAATCAAAAAGAACTAGAAACCATATGGGGAATCAGAAAAGCCCTAAGCAATGCTCCAATATCAGAGGTTACAGAAACCTTAATAAATCAATTGGTACAGACAAAAAATAACAGCGAATTTATAGGAAGCATAAGAAACAAGATTTGGGAGTAG
- a CDS encoding transposase — protein sequence MRSKNTRYPEEFKRQIVKEVEEVGNATLVARKHDIVPGTVTRWVRESKEANKTNNPLNIDYSTNSSLDKENEQLKKLLGEKDLEI from the coding sequence ATGAGAAGCAAAAATACAAGATATCCAGAAGAATTTAAACGTCAAATTGTTAAAGAAGTAGAGGAAGTTGGTAATGCAACTTTAGTAGCAAGAAAGCATGATATTGTCCCAGGCACGGTTACAAGATGGGTTAGAGAATCAAAGGAAGCTAACAAAACGAATAATCCTCTTAATATAGATTATAGCACTAATTCCTCCTTAGATAAGGAGAATGAGCAACTAAAGAAGCTATTAGGCGAAAAGGATCTTGAAATA
- a CDS encoding HAD family hydrolase, translated as MLTYNIPGLGKIEIENVVFDYNGTIAVDGKLIDGARELILKLKEYANIYILTADTYGTVEKECIGLGVKVKTFPKDMASLSKKEIVEKLGSEKTICVGNGFNDIEMFKICKISIAIIEGEGCSGKLLSHSDIVSKSIKDAIGIILSENRMKATLRN; from the coding sequence ATGCTAACTTATAACATACCGGGCTTAGGGAAAATAGAAATCGAAAATGTAGTGTTTGATTATAATGGAACCATAGCAGTAGACGGTAAGCTTATAGATGGAGCTAGGGAGCTTATATTGAAGCTAAAGGAATATGCAAACATTTATATACTTACTGCAGATACCTATGGAACAGTGGAAAAGGAGTGTATAGGCTTAGGAGTAAAAGTAAAGACCTTCCCAAAAGACATGGCCAGTCTCTCAAAAAAAGAAATAGTAGAAAAACTAGGCTCAGAAAAGACTATTTGTGTAGGCAATGGCTTCAATGATATTGAAATGTTTAAGATATGTAAAATATCCATAGCTATAATAGAAGGCGAAGGCTGTAGCGGAAAGCTCCTTTCTCACTCAGACATTGTATCTAAGTCCATAAAAGATGCTATAGGTATTATTTTAAGTGAAAATAGAATGAAGGCAACACTTAGAAATTAG
- a CDS encoding CapA family protein has protein sequence MILKRKNGIIIFLILILLISTFAHSEGQEERTSVTISLAGDVLLADSVGRQMDIHGVDYPWESVKDIFLGSDLSLINLECTVGTIGEPQDKEYTYRAKPETLKGLVNAGIDGVSLGNNHSLDYGRECFVQTLDHLEEHKIKYTGGGRNIKALMEPAIWEINNIKIGFIGFSRVTPSVDWYATENRAGIVNGYDSNAKNMLVIVEKAKEKVDFLIVSLHWGVQLADYPREIDVNIAKKLIDSGADCIMGHHPHVLQGIEFYNNKPIVYSLGNFAFATRKGRTSQTMVFNMEINKEGIMNTSIVPADIIGSRPIISEGEEREEIINLINTLSAQWGTVVSEDGNITGNIEYVDPIKPESNEERIENQPEELEDDTEVFEENSEVSFTDKFISLISDYGLQIFIVSGILSLLLLAVVLISVSK, from the coding sequence ATGATTTTAAAAAGAAAAAACGGAATTATTATATTTTTAATTTTAATATTGCTTATTTCTACCTTCGCACACTCAGAGGGACAAGAGGAAAGAACAAGTGTGACCATTTCACTGGCAGGAGACGTGTTGTTGGCAGATTCTGTGGGAAGGCAGATGGATATTCATGGGGTGGATTACCCATGGGAAAGTGTAAAGGACATATTTTTAGGCTCTGATTTATCATTAATAAATTTAGAATGTACAGTAGGCACTATTGGTGAGCCACAAGATAAGGAATATACATATAGAGCAAAGCCTGAAACATTAAAAGGCCTAGTAAATGCAGGAATTGATGGTGTATCTCTTGGAAATAATCATTCTCTTGACTATGGAAGAGAATGCTTTGTTCAGACATTAGACCATCTAGAGGAGCATAAGATTAAATATACTGGCGGTGGAAGAAATATAAAGGCATTAATGGAGCCAGCCATATGGGAAATAAATAATATTAAAATAGGCTTCATAGGCTTTTCAAGAGTTACACCCTCTGTAGATTGGTATGCAACAGAAAATAGAGCAGGTATCGTCAATGGATATGATAGCAATGCTAAAAACATGCTAGTGATAGTTGAAAAAGCTAAGGAGAAAGTGGATTTTTTAATAGTTTCACTCCATTGGGGTGTTCAGCTAGCTGATTATCCTAGAGAAATTGATGTAAATATAGCAAAAAAGCTAATAGATAGTGGCGCAGATTGTATAATGGGTCACCACCCTCATGTGCTTCAAGGCATTGAATTTTACAACAACAAGCCAATAGTATATAGCTTAGGTAATTTTGCATTTGCAACTAGAAAGGGTAGAACCTCTCAAACTATGGTTTTCAATATGGAAATAAATAAAGAAGGAATAATGAATACTAGTATTGTTCCAGCGGATATAATAGGAAGTAGGCCAATTATATCTGAAGGTGAAGAGAGAGAGGAAATCATAAATCTTATAAATACACTGTCTGCCCAATGGGGAACTGTAGTTTCGGAGGATGGAAATATTACAGGAAATATTGAATATGTAGATCCTATAAAGCCTGAGAGCAATGAAGAAAGGATCGAAAACCAGCCTGAAGAGCTAGAGGATGACACAGAGGTTTTTGAGGAAAACAGTGAAGTTTCATTTACAGATAAGTTTATTAGCTTAATATCTGATTATGGCTTGCAGATATTTATTGTTAGTGGGATATTGTCTTTACTATTATTAGCTGTTGTACTAATAAGTGTTTCAAAATAA
- the pstC gene encoding phosphate ABC transporter permease subunit PstC, translating to MYKFLDKAFSIIIKLLTLFSLLLLAFIIIFIFKESLVFFKEVSVLKFLTGRTWNPLMSPDKLSILNIILGTLYISLVGISIALPIGVGSAMLLSRYAKGRKRAMIRGIIDILAGIPSVVYGFIGLLVLVKLFEKKLDLPAGESVLAGGILLGIMVLPYIISTCDETMEKVYEYNLTSSQALGVSNDYFLRKVVLPNSKKGIIAATVLALGRAMGETMAVMMVIGNAPITPKLLGKAQTIPSLIALEMGMAEVGSLHYHALFASGFVLMGMLLIINVIIFYVKKSIDM from the coding sequence ATGTATAAATTCTTAGATAAAGCATTCAGCATCATAATAAAGCTATTAACATTATTCTCATTATTGTTATTGGCATTTATTATTATATTTATATTCAAGGAAAGCTTGGTGTTTTTCAAAGAAGTATCCGTACTTAAATTTCTAACCGGTAGGACATGGAATCCACTAATGTCTCCAGACAAGCTATCTATATTAAACATAATATTGGGAACACTTTATATTTCTCTTGTAGGGATTAGCATAGCACTGCCTATAGGAGTAGGTAGTGCTATGCTTTTATCTAGATATGCTAAAGGAAGAAAAAGAGCCATGATTAGAGGTATAATAGATATCTTAGCAGGGATACCCTCTGTGGTATATGGCTTTATAGGACTTTTAGTGTTAGTAAAATTATTCGAAAAAAAGCTTGATTTGCCAGCCGGAGAATCGGTTTTAGCTGGAGGTATTCTTCTTGGGATTATGGTGCTTCCTTATATTATATCCACATGTGACGAAACTATGGAAAAGGTATATGAGTATAATCTTACTTCTTCTCAGGCATTAGGTGTTTCTAATGATTATTTTCTTAGGAAGGTAGTACTTCCTAATAGTAAAAAAGGTATAATAGCTGCTACTGTATTGGCTCTAGGCAGGGCTATGGGAGAGACTATGGCGGTCATGATGGTTATAGGAAATGCACCTATAACACCAAAGCTTTTGGGAAAAGCTCAGACCATACCTTCCCTTATTGCCCTTGAAATGGGAATGGCAGAGGTAGGGAGCCTACATTATCACGCTCTTTTTGCCTCAGGATTTGTACTTATGGGTATGCTTCTTATAATTAATGTAATTATATTTTATGTAAAAAAAAGCATAGACATGTAA
- a CDS encoding gamma-glutamyl-gamma-aminobutyrate hydrolase family protein, with protein MRPIIGITTFNETNSRGSRFNSVNYNYIKAVHMAGGTPVLIPVTDCDERIDDYIDLVNGILFTGGVDVAPLYYGENPIKEVHSIDAKRDEFELKLFNKAFGTKLPILGICRGMQLINVALKGTLFQDINSQIPDSLGHYPNNIQSDVLYHSIEIVENTILANIFNSKEININSFHHQAVKDLGEGLKASAFSKDGIIEAMEGVYSNGQIILGVQWHPEGLVVKHEEFRKLFGFFVEKCSL; from the coding sequence ATGAGACCTATAATCGGCATTACCACATTTAATGAAACAAACTCAAGAGGTAGTAGGTTCAATTCTGTAAACTACAATTATATAAAAGCAGTACATATGGCAGGAGGTACTCCTGTGCTTATTCCTGTTACTGATTGTGACGAAAGGATTGATGACTATATTGATTTGGTAAATGGAATTTTGTTTACTGGAGGAGTAGATGTTGCACCTTTATATTATGGAGAAAATCCTATAAAAGAAGTGCATTCAATAGATGCGAAGAGAGATGAGTTTGAACTAAAGCTATTTAATAAAGCCTTCGGAACTAAGCTCCCTATTTTAGGTATTTGTAGAGGTATGCAACTAATAAATGTGGCTTTAAAGGGAACTCTATTTCAAGATATAAATAGCCAGATACCAGATTCATTAGGACATTATCCTAATAATATTCAATCAGATGTACTTTATCACTCTATTGAGATTGTAGAAAATACTATACTGGCTAATATATTTAATTCTAAGGAAATAAATATTAATTCATTTCATCATCAAGCTGTGAAAGATTTAGGAGAAGGTTTAAAAGCAAGTGCCTTTTCAAAGGATGGAATAATAGAAGCCATGGAAGGTGTCTATTCAAATGGGCAAATAATCCTAGGAGTACAATGGCATCCAGAGGGATTGGTAGTTAAACATGAGGAGTTTAGAAAATTATTTGGGTTCTTTGTGGAGAAATGCTCTTTATAA
- the rpmE gene encoding 50S ribosomal protein L31 encodes MKEGIHPNYKKSTVNCACGNTFETGSVKETLRVEICSECHPFFTGRQKFVDKGGRVDKFKKKYGIE; translated from the coding sequence ATGAAAGAAGGAATACATCCAAATTACAAAAAATCTACTGTAAACTGTGCATGTGGAAATACATTTGAAACAGGTTCAGTAAAAGAAACATTAAGAGTTGAGATTTGTTCAGAATGCCATCCATTCTTCACAGGACGTCAAAAATTTGTTGATAAAGGCGGCCGTGTTGATAAATTTAAGAAAAAATATGGTATTGAATAA
- a CDS encoding DUF1385 domain-containing protein: MMKGPKDIAIAVRKPDNEIELKKEALNTLSTKYKFFRLPFVRGVVGLVEALVIGVQSLMYSAEFYEEDVEVQPGKIDAFFEKIFKDKAESIAMYISVFISMLIAVGVFMLAPTFITNLAKKSIESTLLLNLIEGLIRLSMFLIYVVAISKMKDIQRVFQYHGAEHKTIHCYEHEEELTVENVRKYPILHPRCGTSFLFMVMIISILVFSFFGWPNPLMRFVLRIVMLPVIAGISYEINRIIGRSGSSLAYILSYPGLFIQKIATTREPDDSQIEVAIEALKGVLVNDKEADRW, from the coding sequence ATGATGAAAGGCCCTAAGGATATAGCCATTGCTGTAAGAAAGCCTGATAATGAAATAGAGCTTAAAAAAGAAGCATTAAACACATTATCTACAAAATACAAATTTTTCAGACTCCCTTTTGTTAGAGGAGTAGTAGGACTTGTTGAAGCATTAGTTATAGGAGTTCAATCCCTGATGTATTCTGCTGAGTTTTATGAAGAGGATGTGGAAGTTCAACCAGGGAAAATAGATGCATTCTTTGAAAAGATATTTAAGGATAAAGCCGAAAGTATAGCTATGTATATTTCCGTATTTATATCTATGCTAATAGCAGTAGGAGTATTTATGCTTGCACCTACATTCATTACTAACCTTGCAAAAAAAAGCATAGAATCAACACTTCTTCTAAATCTAATCGAAGGACTTATAAGATTGTCAATGTTTTTAATCTACGTTGTAGCCATATCAAAAATGAAGGATATTCAAAGAGTATTCCAGTACCATGGAGCAGAGCATAAGACTATTCATTGCTATGAGCATGAGGAAGAGCTTACTGTTGAAAATGTGAGAAAGTATCCTATTCTCCATCCAAGATGTGGTACTAGTTTTCTTTTTATGGTAATGATAATAAGTATTTTAGTATTTTCCTTCTTTGGTTGGCCAAACCCACTAATGAGATTTGTCCTTAGAATAGTTATGCTTCCAGTTATCGCTGGAATATCCTACGAAATAAATCGAATTATTGGAAGAAGTGGTAGCAGTCTAGCATATATACTATCCTATCCAGGGCTGTTTATCCAAAAGATAGCTACTACAAGAGAACCAGATGATTCGCAGATAGAAGTAGCCATAGAAGCTTTAAAGGGAGTTTTGGTAAACGACAAGGAGGCAGATCGTTGGTAG